The genomic window GCGGAAGAATGCGATAGTATCCTCATACTGCTCGTTCAGGATCGATCCCCGCTCCAGCGGTCTTCCTGAGACAGTCCCTCGAGTCGACCGCGGCTGTCGCGGCGGCTACCCGTATACGGGGAACGAGTCACAGAGGTCGTCGACCGCCGTCGAGACCCGCTCGAGCGTCGCGTCGTCGTCGGGCGCGTCGATGACGTCGGCGATGCAGTGGGCGACCGTCTCGATCTCCTCGGGGCCGAACCCGCGGGTCGTCAGCGCGGGTGTGCCGATCCGGATTCCGCTGGTGACGAACGGCGACCGGGTCTCCCCCGGGACGGTGTTCTTGTTGATGACGATGCCGACCTCCGAGAGCGCCGCTTCCGCGTCGTCGCCGGTGAGGTCGGGGTGGGACTCCCGCAGATCGACGAGTACGAGGTGCTTGTCGGTGCCGCCGGAGACCAGCGACAGCCCCCGGTCGCGGAGGACGGCCGCGAGCGTGGCCGCGTTCTCGACGGTTCGTTCGGCGTAGTCCTCAAATTCGGGCTCGAGGGCGTCCCCGAAGCCGACGGCCTTGCCGGCGATGTTGTGCATGAGCGGGCCGCCCTGACTCCCGGGGAAGACGGCGCTGTCGACGTCGTCGGCGTAGGCCTCGTCGCACATGATGATCCCGCCCCGACCGGCGCGGACGGTCTTGTGCGTGCTGCCGGTGACGAAGTCCGCGTGCTCGACCGGACTCGAGTGGACGCCGGCCGCGACGAGGCCGGTGATGTGGGCGATGTCGGCGAGGTGGACGGCGTCGACGGCGTCGGCGATTTCGCCGACGCGCTCCCAGTCGAACTCGCGGGGGTACGCCGAGGAGCCGCTGACGATCATCGCCGGCTCGACCTCGCGGGCCCGTTCTTCGAGCGCGGCGTAGTCGATGTAGCCCGTCTCCGGATCGACCTCGTACTGGTCGACGTCGTAGAGCTGTCCGGAGAAGTTGACGTGGTGGCCGTGACTGAGGTGGCCGCCGTGGGCGAGATCCAGCGAGAGGATCGTCTCGCCCGGCTCGAGGGCGGCGAAGTAGACGCCCATGTTCGCCTGCGTTCCGGAGTGGGGCTGGACGTTGACGTGGTCGGCTCCCCACAGCGACTTCGCCCGCTCGATCGCCGTTCGCTCGACCTCATCGACGTGTTCGCAGCCGCCGTAGTAGCGCGCGCCGGGGTACCCCTCGGCGTACTTGTTGGTCAGTGCGGTCCCCTGTGCGGCGAGGACGGCTTCGGAGGCGTGGTTCTCCGAGGCGATCATTCCCAGCGTCGACTCCTGCCGGTCGCGCTCGCGGTCGACGGCGTCGGCGACCGACGGGTCGGACTCCCTGAGCGGGTTCGACATACCACGCTAATCAGGGACGCCGACCAAGTATCTTGATCGCAGGTGATCGACCCGTTCAAGGGCGTCTCGAGCCGTTCGGTGGAACCCCTCGAAGCCGCCGCGGCGCTCACGTCGCCGCGCGAGTCGACGGCGTTACCCGCCCTTGATCAGCCGCAGTACCGTCACGTGGTCGCTCTCGACGGGCTGGTCCTCGGGGACCGGGCGACCGTCGACGAGGACGCTCACCTCGTGGGGGCTCAGGTCGACCTCGCGGAGCAGGTCCGCGTAGGTCGGCGTTGCGCCGGCGGGACCGCTGGCGTCGTCGGCGTCGTCGACCCCGCCAGCGGTATCAGCGTCGGCGGCTGCGGCCCCCGCCACCGCCTCGAGATCGAGTTCGTAGGTGTCCTCGCCCTTGATGTCGACGGTGACGTGCATACCTCGCGTTACGCGAGCGCGGCCTTGAGCGCATCGCTCGAGGCCCGCGGATCGGCCTCAATCGGCGGTCGGTTCGTCCGGATCGGGACCGACGGGCCGGTCCTGCTCGCGGTTTCGGGCGGCCCGCCAGTGGCCGACCAGCCCGCGAACGAGCGCCCCGAGGCCGAGCAGGAGGACGAGCAGGTTGATCGCGTCGCCGACGATCGGTATCGGCAGCCGACCGAGGGCGGCACCGGCGACCAGCCCGACGACGAGTGCGAGCCAGCGGTTGCCCAGGCCGACCAGCGAGAGGAGCCACGCGGCGATGGCAAAACGGCCGTAGATGACGCCGATCCAGAGCAACAGGGCGAACGCGAAGCCGCCGATCAGCGACAGCGGGATGCCGACGACGGTGATCGCGAGTGCGACCAAGAGCACGGGAACCCCGACGAGGACCCCCAGTCCGACCAGCCCGGAACGGAGCGGTCCCGACGCGACGCGGTCGGCGACGCCGTCGGAGAACCGCGGGAACAGCGCGAGCAACAGGGCACCGATCAGCAGGTTCACCGCGAGGACGTAGGCTGCGAACAGCCACGACGCGAAGGGCTGGATCGTCGGCGCGACGTCGACGCCGAGCGAGGCGTCCTCCTCGATCTCGCCCGCGACCGCGTCGGTGTTGCCCTCGAGGTCGCCGTCGTAGCGCAGATCGCCCGCGATCGAGGCGCTCTCGCCCAGCCGGATCGTCTCGGCCCCGATTTCGGCGTCGCCCTCGATCGTGCCGTCGATCGTCGCGCTCCCGACGCCGGCCATCACGGTACCGCCGACGGTGCCAGACTCGGTGATCGTGAGACTCCCCGCACCGGTCTCGACGTCACCGTCGACGGTGCCGGCGATGGTCACGCTCCCGCCGGCCGCCTCGAGGTCGCCGCCGACCTCGCCAGTGTTTTCGATTCGCACATCGCCCCCGACGGCGCTGACGTCGCCGGTGACGGTGCCGCGCACGACGACGCTTCCGCCGAACGCCTCGAGGCTGTCGACGGTTTCGTCCTCCTCGACGACGACCGTCCCGCCGGTCTGGCCGTTCGTCTGGGCGGCGGCCGTGGCCGGGACGATGCTACAGGCGACGAGCGCGACCAACACCACGACGACGAGTTGCGATAGTGAATGTGTCCCACACATCTCGTCTCTCGCTTCGCCGAGCAGGGAGTAAAACCTGTTACACAGATATCAGGAATCGGACCGGTCACGCGGCGGTAGATCGGCTCTCGAGCGATTTCTCGGGTGCGGTCGTCAGTCGCGGGGCTCCCCGTCCGTCGCCGCCGACCGGTCGCCGCTGGCCGGTCGACATAGGTAGTCGCCGTCGGCGCTCGATGCGGTTGCGATCGGACGGACTCGAGAGCGACCTTCGGGCGATTTATCTTCCGGCCGCCCCTTCGGCCGGTATGAGCGAGGCCGACGCCGAGGCGGCGGAGCCCACACCCGGGAAGACCGAAGTCTGGATCGAGAAGTACCGACCGGAGCGCCTCGACGAGATCAAGGGCCACGAGAACATCGTTCCGCGCCTGCAAAACTACGTCGAGCAGGACGACCTCCCGCATCTCATGTTCGCGGGGCCGGCGGGCACGGGGAAGTGTGTCACCGGCGAGACACCGGTGCTGACGAACAAAGGTGTCGCTCCGATCTCCACTGTCGTCGGTGATGTCGACGGATTCGGAACGCCGGACGACGACCTCGAGATTCTGACGTACGACAACGACGGTTCGTTCGAATACGTCTCCCCATCTCACGTCTTCTCGAAGGAAGCGACCAATCTCGTCTCGATTACAACGCGAGACGGAAACGAGTTCACGGTCACGCCGGAACACAAACTTCTCGTGGCCGACGAGACAGGCCTCGAGTGGCGGGAAGCCGGATCGCTGTCCGGCGATGAGCGGATCGTCCGGCCACTGGAAACGCCACTCGCTCCTGACGACACATCCGCATCGCTCGACTGGCTCTCGTCGATGGATGGCGACAGAACGTTCGTCACCGTCTCGGAATCGTTCGCCGAGCGATACGAAATCCCAGCCGAAGAGAATTACGTCGGACAGAAGAAGACAGTAATTGGCTGTCTTCGACGAGGCTATTCGGTCGCCGAGATCGCCACCGAATACGAGATCACTCGTAAGACGGCGCAGAATTACGCACGAGACGTCTCGATCGATCTCGAGGAGCCGTCGGCAACCTGTTCGCTTGCGTACCTCCGATCGCTCGATGTTGCAGAATCCGAGCTTCGATCCAACGTAGAGGCCGTACAGTACGTCACGCCGTACAACAAACGATCCGGTCCGATCACGCCGCCGTGGGAACTCACGCCGGATCTGGCGCGGTTCGTCGGGCTGGCGATCAGCGAAGCACGTATCGAGAACGGCCGTATCAAATTCTACAATACGGACGAGGCTCTCCGTGAGTCGTTCGAACGCATCGCACAGGAACTGTTCGACCTCGAGACGACCCGGGGCATACAGAAAGACGTCCCGTACGTCGAACTGCGGACCAAGTCGCTTCACCACTTCCTCGAATCTTGTTTCGACGTCTTCGGTGAGTCGTCGGAATCGGGGATCGGCTCGACACTCGTTCACGCTCCTGACGACGCTCGGGCAGCGTTCTTGCAGGCCGTCTTCGATTCGGAAGCGTACGTCGCGGAGCAGGGAACGATCGAACTGACACAGAAAGACGAATCGCTGATCACGCTCTGTTCGTACCTGCTCGCTTCGTTTGGGATTCCGACGCGGCGAAAGCGCGTCGAGAAGGCGGCGACGAACGGTTCAGGATCGAAAACGGAGTACCACCAGTTGTACGTTTCCGGAGTTTCGGCGCTCTCGCGTTTCGAAGATGCAGTCGGATTCACGCTCTCTCATAAACGGGACCGGCTCGCTGACGCGACGACCGGTTCCGGGAATCCGAATTACGACACGATGCCCGCACAGACGTCCGTCGACGACCTCTGTCGAACGCTCGCACTGAAAAAGGAGCCGTTGGTGAGGGAGACGCTGAATCCTGATAACCCCGGTCGTGAGGCCTATCTCGAGGATGTCGACAGCGTGCTTGAGGCTGCGTCGGACCGTCTCGAGGCCGCCCAACAGGTCAAGCAGGAAATCGAACAGGTTCGATCCGACCTTCGTTCGTTGAGTGCCGTTCCAACTGAATGGATCAGCCAGCGGGATGCGTTGGAACCGATCGAGGCGCGAAAGGAAGTCGAAGCGTCAACCGATATTCGGACGGATCGGCTTCTCGAATACGCTGACGGCCGACGGTCGCCGACTGCGAGTCGTACTGGGGAGTTACTCGTCACGCTCGACTCCCGTAC from Natrinema versiforme includes these protein-coding regions:
- a CDS encoding replication factor C small subunit, whose protein sequence is MSEADAEAAEPTPGKTEVWIEKYRPERLDEIKGHENIVPRLQNYVEQDDLPHLMFAGPAGTGKCVTGETPVLTNKGVAPISTVVGDVDGFGTPDDDLEILTYDNDGSFEYVSPSHVFSKEATNLVSITTRDGNEFTVTPEHKLLVADETGLEWREAGSLSGDERIVRPLETPLAPDDTSASLDWLSSMDGDRTFVTVSESFAERYEIPAEENYVGQKKTVIGCLRRGYSVAEIATEYEITRKTAQNYARDVSIDLEEPSATCSLAYLRSLDVAESELRSNVEAVQYVTPYNKRSGPITPPWELTPDLARFVGLAISEARIENGRIKFYNTDEALRESFERIAQELFDLETTRGIQKDVPYVELRTKSLHHFLESCFDVFGESSESGIGSTLVHAPDDARAAFLQAVFDSEAYVAEQGTIELTQKDESLITLCSYLLASFGIPTRRKRVEKAATNGSGSKTEYHQLYVSGVSALSRFEDAVGFTLSHKRDRLADATTGSGNPNYDTMPAQTSVDDLCRTLALKKEPLVRETLNPDNPGREAYLEDVDSVLEAASDRLEAAQQVKQEIEQVRSDLRSLSAVPTEWISQRDALEPIEARKEVEASTDIRTDRLLEYADGRRSPTASRTGELLVTLDSRTETPETDSVQESLRNAIDALGVSDNRIAEETELLGSDVRALVENDDHDLASLPRFETVADRVLDVADEMCSMAVVEQLVTLDRLSRETLYFDRVTDIERIQDEQRVYDLTVPGTRNYVAGDVPTVMHNTTAAQAIAREVYDDDWRENFLELNASDQRGIDVVRDRIKDFARSSFGGYDHRIIFLDEADALTSDAQSALRRTMEQFSNNTRFILSCNYSSQIIDPIQSRCAVFRFTELSGKAIEAQVREIAATEDIEVTDDGVDALVYAADGDMRKAINALQAAAVMGETVDEETVFAITATARPEEVEAMVDHAIDGDFTAARAALEDLLTERGLAGGDVIDQLHRSAWEFDIPEQATVRLLERLGEVDFRITEGANERLQLEAMLASLALDDDN
- a CDS encoding polymer-forming cytoskeletal protein, which produces MCGTHSLSQLVVVVLVALVACSIVPATAAAQTNGQTGGTVVVEEDETVDSLEAFGGSVVVRGTVTGDVSAVGGDVRIENTGEVGGDLEAAGGSVTIAGTVDGDVETGAGSLTITESGTVGGTVMAGVGSATIDGTIEGDAEIGAETIRLGESASIAGDLRYDGDLEGNTDAVAGEIEEDASLGVDVAPTIQPFASWLFAAYVLAVNLLIGALLLALFPRFSDGVADRVASGPLRSGLVGLGVLVGVPVLLVALAITVVGIPLSLIGGFAFALLLWIGVIYGRFAIAAWLLSLVGLGNRWLALVVGLVAGAALGRLPIPIVGDAINLLVLLLGLGALVRGLVGHWRAARNREQDRPVGPDPDEPTAD
- the glyA gene encoding serine hydroxymethyltransferase; this encodes MSNPLRESDPSVADAVDRERDRQESTLGMIASENHASEAVLAAQGTALTNKYAEGYPGARYYGGCEHVDEVERTAIERAKSLWGADHVNVQPHSGTQANMGVYFAALEPGETILSLDLAHGGHLSHGHHVNFSGQLYDVDQYEVDPETGYIDYAALEERAREVEPAMIVSGSSAYPREFDWERVGEIADAVDAVHLADIAHITGLVAAGVHSSPVEHADFVTGSTHKTVRAGRGGIIMCDEAYADDVDSAVFPGSQGGPLMHNIAGKAVGFGDALEPEFEDYAERTVENAATLAAVLRDRGLSLVSGGTDKHLVLVDLRESHPDLTGDDAEAALSEVGIVINKNTVPGETRSPFVTSGIRIGTPALTTRGFGPEEIETVAHCIADVIDAPDDDATLERVSTAVDDLCDSFPVYG
- a CDS encoding ubiquitin-like small modifier protein 2 — translated: MHVTVDIKGEDTYELDLEAVAGAAAADADTAGGVDDADDASGPAGATPTYADLLREVDLSPHEVSVLVDGRPVPEDQPVESDHVTVLRLIKGG